In Enterobacter cloacae, the following are encoded in one genomic region:
- a CDS encoding aldehyde dehydrogenase — MTNNPPSSRIQPGEYGFPLKLKPRYDNFIGGDWVAPVDGEYYSNLTPVTGQPLCEIASSGKRDIDLALDAAHKVKDTWGHTSVQDRAAILFKIADRMEQNLELLATAETWDNGKPIRETMAADVPLAIDHFRYFASCIRAQEGGISEVDSDTVAYHFHEPLGVVGQIIPWNFPLLMASWKMAPALAAGNCVVLKPARLTPLSVLLLMEVIGDLLPPGVINVVNGAGGEIGEYLATSKRIAKVAFTGSTEVGQQIMQYATQNIIPVTLELGGKSPNIFFADVMDEEDAFFDKALEGFALFAFNQGEVCTCPSRALVQESIYERFMERAIRRVESIRSGNPLDSVTQMGAQVSHGQLETILNYIDIGKKEGADVLTGGRRKVLGGDLQEGYYLEPTILFGQNNMRVFQEEIFGPVLAVTTFKTMEEALEIANDTQYGLGAGVWSRNGNLAYKMGRGIQAGRVWTNCYHAYPAHAAFGGYKQSGIGRETHKMMLEHYQQTKCLLVSYSDKPLGLF, encoded by the coding sequence ATGACAAACAATCCTCCCTCATCGCGCATTCAGCCTGGCGAGTATGGTTTCCCCCTCAAGCTAAAACCGCGTTATGACAACTTTATTGGCGGCGACTGGGTGGCACCCGTCGACGGTGAATACTATTCCAACCTGACGCCTGTCACTGGCCAGCCGCTGTGTGAAATCGCCAGTTCAGGTAAGCGTGATATCGACCTGGCGCTGGATGCTGCGCATAAAGTCAAAGATACATGGGGGCATACCTCCGTTCAGGACAGGGCAGCTATCTTGTTCAAAATCGCCGATCGGATGGAGCAGAATCTGGAGCTGCTGGCGACAGCGGAAACCTGGGACAATGGCAAACCGATACGGGAAACGATGGCGGCGGATGTGCCGCTGGCGATTGACCACTTCCGCTATTTTGCCTCCTGTATTCGCGCGCAGGAGGGCGGGATCAGTGAAGTAGACAGCGACACCGTGGCGTATCACTTCCACGAACCGTTGGGCGTGGTGGGGCAAATTATTCCGTGGAACTTCCCGTTGCTGATGGCGAGCTGGAAAATGGCTCCTGCACTGGCGGCAGGGAACTGCGTTGTGCTGAAACCGGCGCGCTTAACCCCGCTGTCGGTACTGCTGTTGATGGAGGTCATCGGTGACTTGCTGCCGCCTGGCGTGATTAACGTCGTTAACGGGGCCGGGGGCGAGATCGGCGAATATCTGGCTACCTCAAAACGCATTGCCAAAGTGGCGTTTACCGGGTCGACGGAAGTGGGCCAGCAGATCATGCAGTACGCGACTCAGAACATTATACCGGTCACTCTGGAATTGGGGGGGAAATCCCCGAACATCTTCTTTGCTGATGTGATGGACGAAGAAGATGCCTTCTTCGACAAAGCGCTGGAAGGGTTTGCGCTGTTTGCTTTCAACCAGGGGGAAGTCTGTACCTGCCCAAGCCGGGCGCTGGTGCAGGAGTCCATTTATGAACGCTTTATGGAACGGGCAATCCGCCGCGTGGAGTCGATCCGCAGCGGTAACCCGCTTGATAGCGTCACGCAGATGGGGGCACAGGTGTCACATGGGCAGCTGGAAACCATCCTCAACTACATTGATATTGGCAAAAAAGAAGGGGCGGATGTGCTGACCGGGGGCCGACGTAAGGTTCTGGGGGGCGATCTGCAGGAGGGCTATTATCTTGAGCCGACGATCCTGTTTGGTCAGAACAACATGCGTGTCTTCCAGGAAGAGATTTTTGGCCCGGTACTGGCCGTGACGACCTTCAAAACGATGGAGGAGGCGCTGGAAATTGCCAACGATACGCAGTATGGCTTAGGTGCTGGCGTCTGGAGCCGCAACGGTAATCTGGCCTATAAGATGGGACGGGGCATTCAGGCCGGGCGAGTGTGGACTAACTGCTACCACGCTTATCCGGCACATGCTGCGTTTGGGGGTTACAAGCAGTCGGGTATTGGGCGTGAAACCCATAAGATGATGCTGGAGCACTATCAGCAAACGAAATGTCTGCTGGTCAGCTATTCTGATAAACCACTGGGGCTGTTTTAA
- a CDS encoding LysR family transcriptional regulator, producing MMNKLQLKPRELKIISVIAATRSIGDAAALLGMAQANVSKYLSDFETRVGLKVFERTTRQLALTQFGEALLPYVNASLDKNSQLINFIADYKHEKRGKVTIYAPTGIVTYLARHVIHKIEEIGDIHLSLKTYNLDSNEFSEGVSFPDDCDILLTYAQPKDENLVASVLTKYSVTAFATKEYLINHPISGPDDLINHSCILIDSMLVDDANIWRFRAHGSEFVHDYKVTGNYICDNTLTALELARNNLGIVFAPKESLKKELTHGMLVPCFPHQEEWWLDLTAIFRKREYQPWRVQYVLDGVLNCLRQQIAQAAQGRPELEN from the coding sequence ATGATGAATAAACTACAACTGAAGCCACGTGAGTTAAAAATTATTTCTGTCATTGCCGCAACCCGCAGCATCGGTGATGCCGCCGCCCTGTTGGGAATGGCACAGGCCAACGTGAGTAAATATCTCTCTGACTTTGAGACGCGCGTAGGCCTCAAGGTTTTTGAGCGCACCACCCGCCAGCTGGCGCTCACCCAGTTTGGCGAGGCTCTGCTACCCTACGTTAACGCCTCGCTGGATAAAAATAGCCAACTAATTAATTTTATTGCCGATTATAAGCATGAAAAACGCGGGAAAGTGACGATTTACGCCCCAACGGGTATCGTGACCTATCTGGCGCGCCATGTTATCCACAAAATTGAAGAGATTGGTGATATTCACCTTTCACTGAAAACATACAATCTTGACAGTAATGAATTTTCTGAGGGTGTTTCATTCCCTGATGATTGCGACATTTTACTGACCTACGCGCAGCCGAAAGATGAAAATTTAGTGGCAAGCGTACTGACAAAATATTCCGTAACAGCGTTTGCGACAAAAGAATATTTAATTAACCACCCCATCTCTGGCCCGGATGATTTAATTAACCACTCTTGTATATTAATAGATTCAATGCTGGTTGATGATGCTAATATCTGGCGTTTTCGTGCTCATGGTAGTGAGTTCGTTCATGATTACAAAGTGACCGGTAACTATATTTGCGATAATACGCTGACGGCGCTGGAACTGGCCAGAAATAATCTTGGGATTGTTTTCGCCCCGAAAGAGAGCCTGAAAAAAGAGCTAACGCACGGTATGCTTGTCCCCTGCTTCCCCCATCAGGAAGAATGGTGGCTCGATCTGACCGCGATATTCCGCAAGCGCGAATATCAACCCTGGCGCGTACAATATGTGCTGGACGGCGTACTGAACTGCTTGCGTCAGCAAATAGCTCAGGCCGCCCAGGGACGGCCTGAACTGGAGAATTAA